In the Azospirillum ramasamyi genome, one interval contains:
- a CDS encoding chloride channel protein: protein MPDNSASIDGVGENARAGSDSHAALDASAATTMSDRWSVRNSVLAVVALACLVGGVVGLAVGALHEAVLFLQALAFGLPDGEKLGQGVPDLLRTLAVPVAGGLLLGILAMLVRRWRPNDIVDAVEANALYGGKMSLIDSLRLTVTTTLSNASGASVGMEAAYTQAGAGLASSLGQRLRLRRADLRTMVGCGAAAAIAAAYHAPLAGAFYAFELVLGGYTLAVLAPVGAAAVLGVAASGLLTGGEVPLALGRPVEIAGWDYAACGVVGFLAGWLSIFAMQAVTVAERGFKRLPVPRWMRPAVGGLMVGGLALAVPAVMGSGPGAVPPELAGGALALALTLVAKILASAVSLGSGFRGGLFSASLFIGGLFGGLLSVATASFLPELGIDGGLLLLVGMGSVAAGVVGAPVTMVLLVLETTQDLWAASGVLIGVVLSTTVVRQAFGYSFATWRFHLRGVPIRGAYDIGWLSELTAFRLMRRDAKTVPATLTVEALRRLYPLGSTKTVFAVDESGRYAGLIDMSQVHDPDQDAKATETPVGALASMADAVLMPGDDARTVLNRFGTAEVEALPVLSSPTDRRIIGYVTESFALRRYSQALERQRGEDLGERRLWGRD, encoded by the coding sequence ATGCCGGACAATTCAGCTTCGATCGACGGAGTGGGCGAAAACGCCCGCGCCGGCAGCGATTCTCATGCGGCGCTCGACGCGTCGGCCGCGACCACCATGTCCGACCGTTGGAGCGTGCGCAACAGCGTGCTGGCCGTGGTGGCGCTTGCCTGCCTCGTCGGCGGAGTGGTCGGGCTGGCGGTGGGGGCGCTGCACGAGGCGGTCCTGTTTCTGCAGGCGCTGGCCTTCGGCCTGCCGGATGGGGAGAAGCTGGGGCAGGGGGTGCCCGACCTGCTGCGGACGCTGGCCGTGCCGGTGGCGGGCGGGCTGCTGCTGGGCATCCTGGCCATGCTGGTGCGGCGCTGGCGACCCAACGACATCGTCGACGCGGTGGAGGCGAACGCGCTCTACGGCGGCAAGATGTCGCTGATCGACAGCCTGCGCCTGACGGTGACGACCACATTGTCAAATGCCTCGGGCGCGTCGGTGGGCATGGAGGCGGCCTATACCCAGGCGGGCGCCGGTCTCGCCTCCTCCCTCGGGCAGCGGCTGCGGCTGCGCCGCGCCGATCTGCGCACGATGGTCGGCTGCGGGGCGGCTGCGGCCATCGCGGCGGCCTACCATGCGCCGCTGGCCGGCGCCTTCTATGCCTTCGAACTGGTGTTGGGCGGCTATACGCTGGCGGTGCTGGCCCCCGTGGGCGCGGCGGCGGTGCTGGGGGTGGCGGCATCGGGCCTGCTGACCGGCGGCGAGGTGCCGCTGGCGCTCGGCCGGCCGGTGGAGATCGCCGGCTGGGATTACGCCGCCTGCGGCGTGGTCGGCTTCCTGGCGGGCTGGCTCAGCATTTTCGCCATGCAGGCGGTGACGGTGGCGGAGCGCGGCTTCAAGCGCCTGCCGGTCCCGCGCTGGATGCGCCCGGCGGTCGGCGGGCTGATGGTCGGCGGGCTGGCGCTGGCGGTGCCGGCGGTGATGGGCAGCGGCCCCGGCGCCGTGCCGCCCGAACTGGCGGGCGGCGCGCTGGCGCTGGCCCTGACGCTGGTGGCGAAGATCCTGGCCTCCGCCGTGTCGCTGGGCTCGGGGTTCCGCGGCGGCCTGTTCAGCGCCTCCCTGTTCATCGGCGGGCTGTTCGGCGGCCTGCTGAGCGTCGCCACGGCAAGTTTCCTGCCGGAACTGGGGATCGACGGCGGGCTCCTGCTGCTGGTCGGGATGGGGTCGGTCGCCGCCGGCGTCGTCGGCGCCCCGGTCACCATGGTGCTGCTGGTTCTGGAGACGACGCAGGACTTATGGGCGGCGTCGGGCGTGCTGATCGGTGTGGTTCTGTCCACCACCGTGGTGCGGCAGGCCTTCGGCTATTCCTTCGCCACATGGCGCTTCCACCTGCGCGGCGTGCCGATCCGCGGCGCCTACGACATCGGCTGGCTGTCGGAACTGACGGCCTTCCGGCTGATGCGGCGCGACGCCAAGACGGTGCCCGCCACCCTGACGGTGGAGGCGCTGCGCCGCCTCTACCCGCTGGGCTCCACCAAGACGGTGTTCGCGGTCGACGAATCCGGCAGATATGCCGGGTTGATCGACATGTCGCAGGTCCATGACCCCGACCAGGACGCGAAAGCCACCGAAACTCCCGTCGGCGCGCTCGCCAGCATGGCGGATGCCGTTCTGATGCCCGGCGACGATGCCCGCACCGTGCTGAACCGCTTCGGCACGGCGGAGGTGGAGGCGCTGCCGGTGCTGTCCTCCCCCACCGACCGCCGCATCATCGGCTATGTGACTGAATCCTTCGCGTTGCGCCGCTATTCCCAGGCGCTGGAGCGCCAGCGCGGCGAGGATCTGGGCGAACGCCGGCTGTGGGGGCGCGATTGA
- a CDS encoding tellurite resistance TerB family protein, translated as MADLQRILGTMLATGMGGRSHGGMNAMGSVLGNSGFGAGAPGGTAAAASGKRGMGVGSVAGLGALGYLAFKAFQERQRNQGAAGQGAAGQGTVAQGTHPAGQPAGSPWGDVGGILGGLFGGGAAGSAGRLGSGQGSGQVSGQGSGQGSGSLSDRLSQVFETRSTPQAEEPDDGAYPSIAMEDQQALLLIRAMIAAANADGVITPDERRHIMDTLDEAGAGAEERRIVEQELDRPQPMEALLQSVKDQQTAEQVYLASRMAVNEQSEAERSYLQYLASRLKLDPQRVQQMNQAA; from the coding sequence ATGGCCGATCTGCAACGAATCCTCGGCACCATGCTGGCGACCGGGATGGGTGGGCGCAGCCATGGCGGGATGAACGCCATGGGGTCCGTGCTCGGCAACAGCGGCTTCGGAGCCGGTGCGCCGGGAGGCACTGCCGCTGCCGCATCCGGGAAACGCGGCATGGGGGTCGGGTCGGTCGCCGGGTTGGGGGCGCTGGGCTACCTCGCCTTCAAGGCCTTCCAGGAGCGCCAGCGGAACCAGGGTGCCGCCGGCCAAGGCGCTGCAGGGCAAGGCACTGTAGCCCAAGGCACGCACCCCGCCGGGCAGCCGGCGGGCAGCCCATGGGGCGATGTCGGCGGCATTCTTGGAGGCTTGTTCGGCGGCGGTGCCGCAGGCTCCGCCGGCCGGCTCGGAAGCGGCCAAGGGAGTGGGCAAGTGAGCGGCCAGGGGAGCGGCCAAGGGAGCGGGTCGCTGTCCGACCGCCTGTCACAGGTATTCGAGACCCGCAGCACGCCGCAGGCCGAAGAGCCTGACGACGGCGCCTATCCCTCCATCGCCATGGAGGACCAGCAGGCTCTTCTGCTGATCCGCGCGATGATCGCCGCGGCCAATGCCGACGGGGTGATCACGCCGGACGAACGCAGGCACATCATGGACACCCTGGACGAAGCGGGCGCCGGGGCGGAGGAGCGCCGCATCGTCGAACAGGAACTCGACCGGCCGCAGCCGATGGAAGCGCTGCTCCAGTCGGTGAAGGATCAGCAGACGGCGGAGCAGGTCTATCTGGCCTCGCGGATGGCGGTGAACGAGCAGTCGGAGGCGGAACGCTCCTATCTGCAATATCTCGCGTCCCGCCTGAAGCTCGACCCGCAACGCGTCCAGCAGATGAACCAGGCTGCCTGA
- a CDS encoding DUF1810 domain-containing protein has product MRTDDPFDLQRFLNAQEPIFTTALDELRNGHKRSHWMWFVFPQLRGLGRSPTATFYGIASLDEARAYLAHPTLGPRLEQATRTVLGVRGRTLHEIFGSPDDMKFRSSMTLFALAAGQPDSPYHEALVRWCDGLMDDATLALAGTPAGAPSPPPIP; this is encoded by the coding sequence ATGCGGACCGACGATCCATTCGACCTCCAGCGCTTTCTGAACGCGCAGGAGCCGATCTTCACCACCGCACTCGATGAGTTGCGGAACGGGCATAAGCGCAGCCATTGGATGTGGTTCGTCTTCCCGCAGCTGCGCGGGCTCGGCCGCTCCCCCACCGCCACTTTCTACGGCATCGCCTCCCTCGACGAGGCGCGGGCCTATCTTGCCCATCCCACGCTCGGGCCCCGGCTGGAACAGGCGACGCGCACGGTACTGGGTGTGCGGGGGCGGACGCTGCACGAGATATTCGGTTCACCCGACGATATGAAGTTCCGCTCCTCCATGACGCTCTTCGCGCTGGCCGCCGGACAGCCGGACTCGCCGTACCATGAGGCGCTGGTCCGCTGGTGCGACGGCCTGATGGACGATGCGACCCTGGCGCTGGCGGGAACACCGGCGGGAGCGCCGTCCCCTCCCCCAATTCCATGA
- a CDS encoding serine hydrolase domain-containing protein, whose translation MEPNPRSTPDRRTILAAAAASAVGSLLPRSLSATVAEPPAVAKSLDSTLLTRALDRAASLDQLHALVIGRHSTVVAAEAFRGPPVKRAVNVKSVSKTIVASLTGIALDRGLLDGTDATLREVAPGLIPKGADPRVGGITIAQLLTMQAGLEPTSGPGYGRWIESRNWVADALGRPFVAEPGERMIYSTGSYHILGAVLAHVSGRSLLSLAREWLGRPLGIELAGWTRDPQGFYLGGNNMVLSPLDLFRFGEMWSRGGVWDGRPVVSAAWAQASWVPRTRSPYSGDAYGYGWFLAESNNHRIAYARGYGGQMLYLVPSLGLTVVVTSDPARPARSDGYVGELGDLLTGHIMPAAERA comes from the coding sequence ATGGAGCCGAACCCCCGATCCACGCCCGACCGACGGACCATTCTTGCCGCCGCCGCTGCTTCCGCCGTCGGCTCCCTGCTGCCGCGTTCCCTCTCCGCTACGGTTGCCGAGCCCCCGGCTGTGGCCAAGTCGCTGGATTCGACGCTGCTGACCCGCGCGCTCGACCGCGCCGCGAGCCTGGATCAGCTCCACGCGCTGGTGATCGGCCGGCACAGCACCGTGGTGGCCGCGGAGGCCTTCCGGGGACCGCCGGTCAAGCGCGCGGTGAACGTCAAATCCGTATCCAAGACGATCGTCGCCTCGCTGACCGGCATCGCGCTCGACCGCGGCTTGCTGGACGGCACCGATGCGACGCTGCGCGAGGTGGCGCCGGGGTTGATCCCCAAGGGTGCGGATCCGCGGGTGGGCGGGATCACCATCGCGCAGCTTCTCACCATGCAGGCGGGGCTCGAGCCGACCTCGGGGCCGGGATACGGCCGCTGGATCGAAAGCCGCAACTGGGTCGCCGATGCCCTCGGCCGGCCCTTCGTCGCCGAGCCGGGCGAGCGGATGATCTATTCGACCGGCAGCTATCATATACTGGGCGCGGTGCTGGCCCACGTCTCCGGGCGCAGCCTGCTGTCCCTGGCGCGGGAGTGGCTGGGCCGGCCGCTGGGCATCGAACTGGCGGGCTGGACGCGCGATCCGCAGGGTTTCTACCTGGGCGGCAACAACATGGTGCTGTCGCCGCTGGACCTGTTCCGCTTCGGCGAGATGTGGAGCCGCGGCGGCGTCTGGGACGGGCGCCCGGTGGTCAGCGCGGCCTGGGCGCAGGCATCCTGGGTGCCGCGGACCCGCTCGCCCTATTCCGGCGACGCCTATGGCTATGGCTGGTTCCTGGCGGAGTCGAACAACCATCGCATCGCCTATGCGCGCGGCTATGGCGGCCAGATGCTGTATCTGGTTCCGTCGCTGGGCCTGACCGTCGTCGTCACCTCCGACCCCGCCCGGCCGGCCCGGTCGGACGGCTATGTCGGTGAGTTGGGCGACCTGCTGACCGGCCACATCATGCCGGCGGCGGAGCGGGCATGA
- a CDS encoding LysR family transcriptional regulator, with the protein MDKLHAMRVFVRVVEANSFTKAADTLGLPRASVTTTIQNLEASLGIRLLQRTTRKLNLTLDGAAYLEGATRILQELEEVESSFTSARKTPRGRLRVDMPGSIGRLLIIPAIHEFHRAYPDIELMLGLSDRPIDLIQEGVDCVLRVGELQDSSLIARRVGAFRPVTCASPAYLAAHGTPKTLDELQSHVAVKYFTRTGKVHEPSFEQDGVEREVKMAGTVSVNDADAYVTCGVEGLGIVQPPRFMALPHLHSGTLVEILPDWRPALMPISALYPQNRHLSPKVRVFVDWVAELFERCPLMQGEDLPIDACRGEAHRPKMPEKAQKLPVAVDSVVMEQEGACLCVV; encoded by the coding sequence ATGGACAAGCTACACGCGATGCGCGTCTTCGTTCGGGTTGTGGAAGCCAACAGCTTCACCAAGGCGGCCGATACTTTGGGGCTGCCGCGCGCCTCCGTCACCACCACCATCCAGAACCTGGAAGCGTCGCTGGGCATCCGGCTTCTGCAGCGGACGACGCGCAAGCTGAACCTGACGCTGGACGGCGCCGCCTATCTGGAAGGCGCCACCCGCATCCTGCAGGAGCTGGAGGAGGTCGAATCCTCCTTCACCAGCGCGCGCAAGACGCCGCGCGGCCGGCTGCGCGTGGACATGCCGGGTTCCATCGGCCGGCTCCTCATCATCCCGGCGATCCACGAGTTCCACAGGGCCTATCCCGACATCGAACTGATGCTGGGCCTCAGCGACCGGCCCATCGACCTGATCCAGGAGGGGGTGGACTGCGTGCTGCGCGTGGGCGAGCTTCAGGACTCCAGCCTGATCGCCCGGCGGGTCGGCGCCTTCCGGCCGGTGACCTGCGCCAGCCCGGCATATCTCGCCGCCCACGGCACGCCGAAGACGCTGGACGAGTTGCAGAGCCATGTCGCCGTCAAGTATTTCACCCGCACCGGCAAGGTCCACGAACCCAGCTTCGAGCAGGACGGGGTGGAGCGCGAGGTGAAGATGGCCGGCACCGTCTCGGTCAACGACGCCGACGCCTACGTCACCTGCGGAGTGGAGGGGCTTGGCATCGTCCAGCCCCCCCGCTTCATGGCCCTGCCCCACCTGCACAGCGGCACCCTGGTGGAAATCCTGCCGGACTGGCGCCCGGCCCTGATGCCGATCTCCGCCCTCTACCCGCAGAACCGCCACCTGTCGCCCAAGGTGCGGGTGTTCGTCGACTGGGTGGCCGAGCTTTTCGAGCGCTGCCCGCTGATGCAGGGAGAGGATCTGCCGATCGACGCCTGCCGCGGCGAGGCGCACCGGCCCAAGATGCCGGAAAAGGCGCAGAAGCTGCCGGTCGCCGTCGATTCCGTCGTCATGGAGCAGGAGGGTGCCTGCCTCTGCGTCGTGTGA
- a CDS encoding TIGR02588 family protein: MTPKGAPAPRRNAAATERTDPPPEPADRRPDRSATERTAPTSPLEWVAAGIGALLIAAMIVYMVQYGLREHAEVPGRIDFTVTETQAGSHGHTVRFQIRNRTAATAATLRVRGELRSGDRVVETSEVEFDYLPPYSERFGGLIFQRDPARFELRIFPTGYSEP; this comes from the coding sequence ATGACCCCGAAAGGCGCCCCGGCCCCCCGGCGGAACGCCGCCGCGACGGAGCGGACCGACCCTCCGCCGGAACCGGCGGATCGAAGACCGGACAGGAGCGCGACGGAGCGTACGGCGCCGACCTCCCCTCTGGAATGGGTGGCGGCGGGCATCGGCGCCCTGCTGATCGCCGCGATGATCGTCTACATGGTGCAATACGGCCTTCGGGAACACGCCGAAGTGCCCGGCCGGATCGACTTCACCGTCACGGAAACCCAGGCGGGCAGCCATGGCCATACCGTCCGCTTCCAGATCCGCAACCGCACCGCCGCCACGGCCGCCACCTTGCGCGTGCGCGGGGAACTGCGCTCCGGCGACCGAGTGGTCGAAACGTCGGAGGTCGAATTCGACTATCTCCCGCCCTATTCGGAACGCTTCGGCGGCCTGATCTTCCAGCGGGATCCCGCCCGCTTCGAGCTGCGCATCTTCCCCACCGGCTATAGCGAGCCGTAG
- a CDS encoding TIGR02587 family membrane protein produces MTADTGRPETDSPDRPAYEDNRSFLVGLARAFAGALIFSLPMLMTMEMWWIGFTMTPWRLALLLILLIPLLIGLSVVSGFKVNDSLRDDIADAFVAIAVAVVMSAVILGIFNVLTFDMPAREVIGKIALQSFPAAIGAMLARDQLGEKTPESTQRQESMTYGQELFLMGVGALFLGLNIAPTEEMILLSYMMDPWREIALLLLSLVLMHAFVYAVELPGGSKPSVGVGFWSLFLRFTVVGYVIVLAICLYLLWTFGRTDGTGLAEIISATVVLGFPSAIGAAAARLIL; encoded by the coding sequence ATGACCGCCGATACCGGCCGGCCCGAAACCGATTCACCGGACAGGCCCGCCTACGAGGACAACCGCTCCTTCCTGGTGGGTTTGGCCCGCGCCTTCGCCGGGGCGCTGATCTTCTCGCTGCCGATGCTGATGACGATGGAGATGTGGTGGATCGGCTTCACCATGACGCCCTGGCGGCTGGCGCTTCTGCTGATCCTGCTCATCCCGCTGCTGATCGGGCTGTCGGTGGTCAGCGGCTTCAAGGTCAACGACAGCCTGCGCGACGACATCGCCGACGCCTTCGTCGCCATCGCGGTGGCGGTGGTCATGTCGGCGGTCATCCTCGGCATCTTCAATGTCCTGACCTTCGACATGCCCGCGCGCGAGGTGATCGGCAAGATCGCCCTGCAGAGCTTCCCCGCCGCCATCGGCGCCATGCTGGCCCGCGACCAGCTCGGTGAGAAGACGCCCGAGAGCACGCAGCGCCAGGAGTCCATGACATACGGGCAGGAGCTGTTCCTGATGGGGGTCGGCGCCCTCTTCCTCGGCCTCAACATCGCCCCGACGGAGGAGATGATCCTGCTGTCCTACATGATGGACCCGTGGCGGGAGATCGCGCTGCTGCTGCTGTCGCTCGTGCTGATGCACGCATTCGTCTATGCGGTGGAGCTGCCCGGCGGATCGAAGCCGTCCGTCGGCGTCGGATTCTGGAGCCTGTTCCTGCGCTTCACCGTCGTCGGCTACGTCATCGTGCTGGCGATCTGCCTCTATCTGCTGTGGACCTTCGGCCGGACCGACGGCACCGGGCTGGCCGAGATCATCAGCGCCACCGTCGTCCTGGGCTTCCCCAGCGCCATCGGCGCGGCGGCCGCCCGCCTGATCCTGTGA
- the coxB gene encoding cytochrome c oxidase subunit II, with translation MAGKRLRPALPAAVLVLAGCEGRQSALDAAGVSAQEILATSWILFIGGAAIFLVVMALALYAAFVRPERFPGRSAWVIGGGILFPVITLTALQIHEFALARRLATLAPEPAFVVEVTGLMWWWDVRYLVPGQEPLRAANEIVLPAGRPVELRVASADVIHSFWVPSIAGKMDMIPGHVNRLPVVAQRPGLYRGQCAEYCGAQHALMAFDVRVLPADEFDAWMAAQRRPVPEPATPELARGRDAFFALGCQSCHAVRGTEAEAMTGPDLSRIGARASLAAGTLPTRVETIAAWIGGSQHIKPENRMPSFDVTDGETLNAMAAWLESLK, from the coding sequence ATGGCGGGAAAACGACTGCGGCCGGCCCTGCCGGCGGCGGTTCTGGTGCTTGCCGGGTGCGAGGGGAGGCAGTCGGCGCTGGACGCGGCCGGCGTCAGCGCGCAGGAGATCCTGGCCACCAGCTGGATCCTGTTCATCGGCGGGGCGGCGATCTTCCTGGTGGTGATGGCGCTGGCGCTCTATGCCGCCTTCGTCCGGCCGGAGCGCTTTCCCGGCCGCAGCGCCTGGGTGATCGGCGGCGGCATCCTGTTCCCGGTCATCACGCTGACCGCGCTTCAGATTCATGAATTCGCCCTGGCCCGCCGGCTGGCGACGCTGGCCCCGGAACCCGCCTTCGTGGTGGAGGTCACCGGGCTGATGTGGTGGTGGGACGTCCGCTACCTCGTGCCGGGGCAGGAGCCGCTGCGCGCCGCCAACGAGATCGTGCTGCCGGCCGGCCGGCCGGTGGAACTGCGGGTCGCCAGCGCGGACGTGATCCACAGCTTCTGGGTGCCCAGCATCGCCGGCAAGATGGACATGATCCCCGGCCATGTGAACCGCCTGCCGGTGGTGGCGCAGCGGCCGGGGCTCTACCGCGGCCAATGCGCCGAATATTGCGGGGCGCAGCACGCCCTGATGGCCTTCGACGTCCGGGTTCTGCCGGCCGACGAGTTCGACGCCTGGATGGCGGCGCAGCGCCGTCCGGTGCCGGAACCCGCAACGCCGGAGCTGGCGCGTGGCCGTGACGCCTTCTTCGCCCTCGGCTGCCAGTCCTGCCACGCGGTGCGCGGCACCGAGGCGGAGGCGATGACCGGGCCTGACCTCAGCCGCATCGGCGCGCGCGCCTCGCTCGCCGCCGGGACGCTGCCGACGCGGGTGGAAACCATCGCCGCCTGGATCGGCGGCTCCCAGCACATCAAGCCAGAGAACCGCATGCCGTCCTTCGACGTGACCGACGGCGAGACCCTGAACGCCATGGCCGCCTGGCTGGAGAGCCTGAAATGA
- the ctaD gene encoding cytochrome c oxidase subunit I yields MTLRTDEPRNEFTGGRPTPNPLPRPPGEEEGLIRVWRLPPGISRLTAVNNNKVGVWYIGTALLFFLIAGVLALVMRLQLAMPGNDLLDHGTYNQFFTVHGTGMMFLFAVPIVEAIAVFLLPSMLAARDLPFPRLSAFAFWAYFFGGIFFFCSLIFGVAPDGGWFMYPPLTSKEYSPGINTDFWLLGIGFIEISAIAGAIEIVIGILRTRPPGMTLDKLPIYAWSMLVMAGMIIFAFPAVIVATILLELERAFDWPFFIAEKGGDPLLWQHLFWFFGHPEVYIIFLPAAGLVSMMVPTLARRPLVGHDWVVLALVGTGFFSFGLWVHHMFTTGIPSLSLSFFSAASMAVAVPSGIQVFAWIATLGAGRVQWTVATHFLFGFLFIFVLGGLTGVMVAVVPFDWQAHDSYFIVAHLHYVLIGGMVFPVFAGLYHWWPTLNGRMLSERLGRWAFWLMFIGFNVAFFPMHIAGLMGMPRRVYTYPGDLGWNLLNMISTVGSFVLALGVLVVLIDIARSAFGGGRKAPDNPWNAGTLEWLPNESYATRSIPHVTGLYPLWDNPNLPREVHEGAHFLPGTPTGRRETIVTSPIEAKPQYLMPLPGPHWGPFLAGLFTALHFICLTVQWYYQSLVPAVLAIAMVIWWVWSLDRGADHPPQDVGGGWRVPVYVQGPKNHSWWGVIVLLLVDGTAFACLIFTYLFLWTVSPDVWPVGGDGLPGLPWLAGGLALWGLSALAIGWARRAVDRNRHGRVRIGLIVAWAAMVGGILLDANAQIGTGLVGSDSAYGAITYMLLAWQAFHVAVMTLMLGYTLARSAAGLLHAERRVTFDNTMLMGWYSAAQGGAALLLLHLFPRLAI; encoded by the coding sequence ATGACCCTGCGCACCGATGAGCCCCGCAACGAGTTCACCGGCGGCCGGCCGACGCCCAACCCGCTTCCCCGGCCGCCGGGGGAGGAGGAAGGGCTGATCCGCGTCTGGCGGCTGCCGCCGGGAATCTCGCGCCTGACGGCGGTCAACAACAACAAGGTCGGCGTCTGGTACATCGGCACGGCTCTGCTGTTCTTCCTGATCGCCGGGGTGCTGGCGCTGGTGATGCGGCTGCAGCTGGCGATGCCGGGGAACGACCTGCTCGACCACGGCACCTACAACCAGTTCTTCACGGTCCACGGCACCGGGATGATGTTCCTGTTCGCCGTGCCGATCGTCGAGGCCATCGCCGTCTTCCTGCTGCCCTCGATGCTGGCGGCGCGCGACCTGCCGTTCCCCCGGCTGTCGGCCTTCGCCTTCTGGGCCTATTTCTTCGGCGGCATCTTCTTCTTCTGCTCGCTGATCTTCGGCGTCGCACCCGACGGCGGCTGGTTCATGTACCCGCCGCTGACCAGCAAGGAGTATTCGCCCGGCATCAACACCGACTTCTGGCTGCTCGGCATCGGCTTCATCGAGATCTCGGCCATCGCCGGCGCCATCGAGATCGTCATCGGCATCCTGCGCACCCGCCCGCCCGGCATGACGCTGGACAAGCTGCCGATCTATGCCTGGTCGATGTTGGTGATGGCGGGGATGATCATCTTCGCCTTTCCCGCCGTCATCGTCGCCACCATCCTTCTGGAGTTGGAGCGCGCCTTCGACTGGCCTTTCTTCATCGCGGAGAAGGGCGGCGACCCGCTGCTGTGGCAGCATCTGTTCTGGTTCTTCGGACATCCGGAGGTCTACATCATCTTCCTGCCGGCGGCCGGGCTGGTGTCGATGATGGTGCCGACGCTGGCCCGCCGGCCGCTGGTCGGGCATGACTGGGTGGTGCTGGCGCTGGTCGGCACCGGGTTCTTCAGCTTCGGGCTGTGGGTCCACCACATGTTCACCACCGGCATCCCGTCGCTGTCCCTCAGCTTCTTTTCCGCCGCCAGCATGGCGGTGGCGGTGCCCAGCGGCATCCAGGTCTTCGCCTGGATCGCCACGCTGGGGGCGGGGCGGGTGCAATGGACGGTCGCGACCCATTTCCTGTTCGGCTTCCTGTTCATCTTCGTGCTGGGCGGGCTGACCGGCGTGATGGTGGCGGTGGTGCCCTTCGACTGGCAGGCCCATGACAGCTATTTCATCGTCGCGCATCTGCATTACGTGCTGATCGGCGGCATGGTGTTCCCGGTCTTCGCCGGGCTTTACCACTGGTGGCCGACGCTGAACGGGCGGATGCTGTCGGAGCGGCTGGGGCGCTGGGCCTTCTGGCTGATGTTCATCGGCTTCAATGTCGCCTTCTTCCCCATGCACATCGCCGGCCTGATGGGGATGCCGCGGCGGGTCTACACCTACCCCGGCGACCTCGGTTGGAACCTGCTGAACATGATCTCGACGGTCGGCTCCTTCGTGCTGGCGCTGGGCGTGCTGGTGGTGCTGATCGACATCGCGCGCAGCGCCTTCGGGGGCGGCCGGAAGGCGCCCGACAACCCGTGGAACGCCGGGACGCTGGAATGGCTGCCGAACGAGAGCTACGCCACCCGCAGTATCCCGCACGTCACCGGCCTCTATCCCCTGTGGGACAATCCGAACCTTCCGCGCGAGGTGCACGAGGGCGCCCATTTCCTGCCCGGCACCCCGACCGGCCGGCGCGAGACCATCGTCACCAGCCCGATCGAGGCCAAGCCGCAATATCTGATGCCGCTGCCGGGTCCGCATTGGGGACCGTTCCTGGCCGGGCTGTTCACCGCGCTGCATTTCATCTGCCTGACCGTGCAGTGGTATTATCAGTCGCTGGTCCCGGCGGTGCTGGCCATCGCCATGGTGATCTGGTGGGTCTGGAGCCTCGACAGGGGCGCCGACCACCCGCCGCAGGATGTCGGCGGCGGCTGGCGCGTGCCGGTCTATGTGCAGGGGCCGAAGAACCATTCCTGGTGGGGCGTTATCGTCCTGCTGCTGGTGGACGGCACCGCTTTCGCCTGCCTGATCTTCACCTACCTGTTCCTGTGGACGGTCAGCCCCGACGTCTGGCCGGTGGGCGGGGACGGGCTGCCGGGACTGCCCTGGCTGGCCGGCGGGCTGGCGCTCTGGGGGTTGTCGGCGCTGGCCATCGGCTGGGCGCGCAGGGCCGTCGACCGCAACCGGCATGGCCGCGTCCGCATCGGGCTGATCGTGGCCTGGGCGGCGATGGTCGGCGGCATCCTGCTGGACGCCAATGCCCAGATCGGCACCGGCCTTGTCGGCTCCGACAGCGCCTATGGCGCCATCACCTACATGCTGCTGGCATGGCAGGCGTTCCATGTGGCGGTGATGACGCTGATGCTGGGCTATACGCTGGCCCGTTCGGCCGCCGGGCTTCTGCATGCCGAGCGGCGGGTGACCTTCGACAACACCATGCTGATGGGCTGGTACAGCGCGGCGCAGGGGGGGGCGGCTCTGCTGCTCCTGCACCTGTTCCCCCGTCTTGCGATCTGA